Proteins encoded by one window of Deinococcus malanensis:
- a CDS encoding ABC transporter ATP-binding protein, translating to MNTQHSGPEPAETGAAIETHELRKLYRGRAVVDGLSLHVPRGEVFGFLGPNGAGKSTTVKMLLGLVLPSGGEARVLGGRPADPKVRARMGFLPEQFRFQTWMTAEEFLRFHGRLAGLAGTELRVRIPQVLETVGLGGRGRETLSGYSKGMLQRCGLAGALLAHPELVFLDEPTSALDPIGRVEVREIIEGLRAQGVSVFLNSHLLSEVEQVCDRVAFVKAGRVLMQGSMRELMGGVVPVTLRLDSLPAGLLDTLARLGEVRHTDLQTPGRAEVELWLAQEDQVPAVADAVHASGARLYALTPRRPDLETLFLELNETPEVSRA from the coding sequence GTGAACACTCAGCACTCAGGCCCTGAGCCCGCAGAGACAGGAGCGGCCATCGAGACGCACGAGCTCCGGAAGCTGTACCGGGGCCGGGCGGTGGTAGACGGCCTGAGCCTTCACGTGCCGCGTGGCGAGGTGTTCGGGTTTCTGGGGCCCAATGGAGCCGGCAAGAGCACCACTGTGAAAATGCTGCTGGGGCTGGTGCTGCCCAGCGGAGGAGAGGCCCGGGTGTTGGGCGGGCGGCCCGCCGACCCGAAAGTGCGGGCCCGAATGGGCTTCCTGCCCGAGCAGTTCCGCTTCCAGACCTGGATGACCGCCGAGGAGTTCCTGCGCTTTCACGGCCGTCTGGCCGGTCTGGCCGGCACCGAGCTCCGCGTGCGTATTCCACAGGTGCTGGAGACCGTCGGCCTGGGCGGGCGTGGCCGGGAGACGCTCAGCGGCTACAGCAAGGGCATGCTGCAGCGCTGTGGGCTGGCCGGGGCCCTTCTGGCGCACCCGGAACTGGTGTTTCTGGACGAACCAACCAGTGCCCTCGATCCCATCGGACGGGTGGAAGTCCGCGAGATCATCGAGGGCCTGCGCGCCCAGGGGGTCAGCGTGTTTCTGAATTCGCACCTGCTGTCGGAAGTGGAGCAGGTCTGCGACCGGGTGGCGTTCGTGAAGGCCGGCCGGGTGTTGATGCAAGGCAGCATGCGCGAGCTGATGGGCGGGGTGGTGCCGGTGACCTTGCGCCTGGACAGCCTGCCGGCCGGCCTGCTGGACACCCTCGCCCGCCTGGGTGAAGTGCGGCACACCGACCTGCAGACGCCTGGCCGCGCCGAGGTGGAACTGTGGCTGGCCCAGGAGGACCAGGTGCCGGCGGTGGCGGACGCCGTGCATGCCAGTGGAGCACGGCTCTACGCCCTGACGCCGCGCCGCCCGGATCTGGAAACCCTGTTTCTGGAGCTGAACGAGACCCCGGAGGTTTCCCGTGCGTAA
- a CDS encoding aldo/keto reductase family protein has translation MEYRNLGRSGLKVSEVALGGWVTFGHSVHDETMVHDIVKKAYDEGVNFFDQADVYARGRSEELMGAVLRDLPRHTLVISSKVYWPMSDDVNDRGLSRKHILESVGKSLQRLGTDYLDIYFAHRYDETVPMEEIVMAFDQVIRDGKALYWGTSMWPAARIAQAVEFARANGLHAPVTEQPEYSMLRRERVEKEILPYTEGAGVGLVVWSPLAMGLLTGKYDAGMPEGARLTENENWGKNFLTEENIQKVRDLKPVADDLGITRAQLALAWLLRQKGVSSVITGATKVGQIEDTVKAAGVRLTDDIQSRIEDILNPA, from the coding sequence ATGGAATACCGGAATCTCGGCAGGAGTGGTTTGAAAGTCAGCGAAGTGGCCCTGGGTGGCTGGGTCACCTTCGGGCACAGCGTGCACGACGAGACGATGGTCCACGACATCGTGAAAAAGGCCTACGACGAGGGCGTGAACTTTTTCGACCAGGCTGACGTGTACGCCCGTGGCCGCAGCGAGGAGCTGATGGGCGCGGTGCTGCGTGACCTTCCACGCCACACCCTGGTGATTTCCAGCAAAGTGTACTGGCCCATGAGCGACGACGTGAACGACCGTGGGCTGTCGCGTAAACACATCCTGGAAAGCGTGGGCAAGAGTCTGCAGCGTCTGGGGACCGACTACCTCGACATCTACTTCGCGCACCGCTATGACGAGACCGTCCCGATGGAAGAGATCGTGATGGCTTTCGATCAGGTCATCCGCGACGGCAAGGCCCTGTACTGGGGCACCAGCATGTGGCCGGCCGCGCGCATTGCCCAGGCAGTCGAGTTTGCCAGGGCGAACGGGCTGCACGCCCCGGTCACCGAGCAGCCGGAGTACTCGATGCTGCGCCGTGAGCGGGTAGAAAAGGAGATTCTGCCCTACACCGAGGGGGCGGGCGTGGGCCTGGTCGTGTGGAGCCCGCTGGCCATGGGCCTGCTGACCGGCAAGTACGACGCCGGCATGCCCGAGGGCGCGCGCCTGACCGAAAACGAGAACTGGGGCAAGAATTTCCTGACGGAAGAAAACATCCAGAAGGTCCGCGACCTGAAGCCTGTCGCCGACGACCTGGGCATCACGCGCGCGCAGCTGGCCCTGGCGTGGCTGCTGCGGCAGAAGGGCGTGAGCAGCGTAATTACCGGCGCGACCAAGGTCGGTCAGATCGAGGACACCGTCAAGGCCGCCGGCGTGCGCCTGACCGACGACATCCAGAGCCGCATCGAGGACATTCTCAACCCAGCCTGA
- a CDS encoding M48 family metallopeptidase: MSLSPAGRLGTAWQRMADREAQQLREGFIADHSTRPRPRSLIAAVLAGLILLGYVALVLGGIWLLAGALGLLGDQGPSQRFMPGLVGAALLAFAWIARPVFPQTPGQVVTQTDAPQLHALIAEIATTMEAARPQRVTVIHDVNAFMGQSGFPPRPALGLGLGLWYTLAPQERVAIIAHELAHQKNRDPVRGRLIATALNVLGQVIDLLTPDAIMQAREHEEGGMAALSNLVMRGLALGPVGLYTLLLQLVGAEHQRAEFRADLLAAQVAGHDATLSALDTVHLLNHSSMLETALQRQKHLPQAAHTFLELRRLWLGQLPGQRAQAREAYLQERAQLDATHPPTADRLAVIRAYPAAARITLSAARAAQIDAELTPFVRLAEQAAQDEYDERYRY; the protein is encoded by the coding sequence ATGTCTCTCTCACCTGCTGGTCGGCTTGGTACAGCGTGGCAGCGTATGGCCGACCGGGAAGCACAGCAGCTGCGCGAGGGCTTTATCGCGGACCACAGTACCCGTCCCAGGCCAAGGTCGCTGATTGCTGCGGTGCTCGCCGGGCTGATTTTGCTGGGATACGTCGCCCTGGTGCTGGGCGGAATCTGGCTGCTGGCCGGAGCACTGGGTCTGCTGGGGGACCAGGGTCCATCGCAGCGGTTTATGCCCGGACTGGTCGGTGCGGCACTGCTGGCCTTCGCCTGGATTGCCCGCCCGGTGTTCCCGCAGACTCCTGGGCAGGTCGTCACCCAGACCGATGCACCACAGCTCCACGCCCTGATCGCAGAGATCGCCACAACGATGGAAGCGGCGCGACCGCAGCGAGTAACCGTTATTCATGACGTGAATGCCTTCATGGGTCAGAGCGGCTTTCCGCCCCGACCAGCCCTGGGTCTGGGATTGGGGCTGTGGTACACCCTGGCTCCACAGGAGCGGGTGGCCATCATCGCCCATGAGCTGGCCCACCAGAAAAACCGTGATCCGGTGCGCGGACGCCTGATCGCCACCGCCCTGAACGTGCTGGGGCAGGTGATTGATCTGCTGACCCCTGACGCGATCATGCAGGCCCGTGAGCACGAAGAGGGTGGTATGGCAGCGCTGTCCAATCTGGTGATGAGGGGCCTGGCCCTGGGGCCTGTGGGGCTGTACACCCTGCTCCTGCAGCTGGTGGGCGCCGAACACCAGCGGGCCGAATTCCGCGCGGACCTGCTGGCCGCGCAGGTGGCCGGACACGACGCGACCCTCAGCGCTCTGGATACGGTGCACCTCCTGAACCATTCCTCCATGCTGGAGACTGCACTTCAACGGCAAAAGCACCTCCCCCAGGCAGCACACACGTTTCTGGAACTGCGGCGGCTGTGGCTGGGTCAACTGCCCGGCCAGCGCGCGCAGGCCCGCGAGGCCTACCTGCAGGAGCGCGCACAGCTCGATGCCACTCACCCGCCCACGGCCGACCGGCTGGCGGTCATTCGCGCCTATCCGGCTGCGGCCAGGATCACCCTGAGCGCCGCCCGCGCCGCGCAGATCGACGCTGAACTCACGCCCTTCGTGCGATTGGCCGAGCAGGCCGCTCAGGACGAGTACGACGAACGCTACCGTTACTGA
- a CDS encoding SDR family NAD(P)-dependent oxidoreductase — translation MTGRLAGKVALVTGASRGLGRAASLEFAQAGAWVICTARSTRGHSTQPRLPTATIEDTLDAIRAAGGQGEAVACDHTEEVQVRTLLEGIAARHGRLDVLVNNAWGGHDPVEGTPRRPVIWDEPPGQLRNMLLAGAYGDYVTSLLALKHLMGPAGRGVILSTTWHTDEPPGWLPYEVSKAAKNRLVYALGTQLREQGIAVVGLAPGWMHTELMELYHTPEELSGHTETPHYAARVLVALASDPDVLRHTGQVLDVGPLARLYGCTDLDGRQPDWNAQRRAAQGA, via the coding sequence GTGACCGGCAGGCTTGCAGGCAAGGTGGCGCTGGTCACAGGCGCGTCCCGCGGGCTGGGCCGTGCGGCGTCCCTGGAATTCGCACAGGCCGGCGCATGGGTCATCTGCACGGCCCGCAGCACACGCGGCCACAGCACGCAGCCACGGCTGCCGACGGCCACCATCGAAGACACGCTGGACGCCATCCGGGCCGCCGGGGGGCAGGGTGAGGCGGTGGCCTGCGACCACACCGAAGAGGTGCAGGTGCGCACCCTGCTGGAGGGCATCGCAGCGCGTCATGGGCGGCTGGACGTGCTGGTCAACAACGCCTGGGGCGGCCATGACCCGGTGGAGGGAACCCCGCGCCGGCCGGTGATCTGGGACGAGCCGCCCGGACAGCTGCGCAACATGCTGCTGGCCGGAGCGTACGGGGACTACGTGACCAGCCTGCTGGCACTGAAGCACCTTATGGGTCCGGCGGGCCGGGGCGTGATCCTGAGTACCACCTGGCACACCGACGAACCGCCCGGCTGGCTGCCGTACGAGGTCAGCAAGGCGGCCAAGAACCGGCTGGTGTACGCCCTGGGTACCCAGCTGCGTGAGCAGGGGATTGCGGTAGTGGGCCTAGCCCCCGGCTGGATGCACACCGAGCTGATGGAGCTGTACCACACGCCCGAGGAACTCTCCGGGCACACCGAGACGCCTCATTACGCCGCGCGGGTCCTGGTCGCTCTGGCAAGTGACCCGGATGTGTTGCGCCATACCGGGCAGGTTCTGGATGTCGGGCCGCTGGCCCGGCTGTACGGCTGCACGGATCTGGACGGGCGTCAGCCGGACTGGAATGCCCAGCGGCGTGCGGCGCAGGGTGCATAG
- a CDS encoding helix-turn-helix domain-containing protein: protein MTDRVDLLLRLLLTELGEPRRGKDLAEEAHLSRAHAARAFRRRFGESPAAFRRRLRLERAAWALRRTSQSVTDTALDAGFDSLEGFTRAFARAFGVSPSLYRRSGLRSHLLPAANGIHFQPTGQAMPTEVRMDILSHLLAFDEAFVRQAITQARGLPEATLDQPLGETQPLSFDSPDRTLRDLLDKLIFNKEVWLGAVRGLPLPAEPRDRSLDALEGRMNAAFPAFAQLAREVQQEAKWQQTFVDALCEPAEVFPYGGMLAHVLTVDAHRRHVLSSWLWLLGVRLEADPMHFGMQPEGNPLGPRSGTGVGL from the coding sequence ATGACCGACCGGGTGGATCTCCTGCTGCGCCTGCTGCTGACCGAACTTGGCGAACCTCGCCGGGGAAAGGACCTGGCAGAGGAGGCACATCTGAGCCGTGCGCATGCGGCGCGGGCCTTCCGCCGGCGCTTCGGTGAGTCACCGGCCGCCTTCCGGCGCCGCCTGCGGCTTGAACGTGCCGCCTGGGCGCTCCGGCGGACCAGCCAGAGTGTGACGGACACGGCGCTGGATGCTGGCTTCGACTCGCTGGAGGGCTTCACGCGGGCCTTTGCCCGGGCATTCGGTGTCTCGCCCAGCCTGTACCGCCGCAGCGGTCTGCGTTCGCACCTGCTGCCGGCCGCCAACGGCATTCACTTCCAGCCCACCGGTCAGGCCATGCCCACGGAGGTACGAATGGATATCCTCAGTCACCTGCTGGCGTTCGACGAGGCGTTTGTCCGCCAGGCCATCACCCAGGCTCGCGGCCTGCCGGAGGCGACGCTGGATCAGCCGCTCGGCGAAACCCAGCCCCTGAGCTTCGATTCGCCAGACCGGACGCTGCGGGACCTGCTGGACAAGCTGATCTTCAACAAGGAAGTCTGGCTGGGGGCGGTGCGCGGGCTTCCCTTGCCGGCTGAACCGCGCGACCGCAGCCTGGACGCGCTGGAAGGCCGGATGAATGCGGCTTTCCCCGCTTTCGCGCAGCTGGCCCGTGAGGTGCAGCAGGAGGCGAAATGGCAGCAGACCTTCGTGGACGCCCTGTGTGAGCCGGCCGAGGTGTTTCCCTACGGCGGCATGCTGGCGCATGTGCTGACCGTGGACGCCCACCGCCGTCACGTGCTGAGCAGCTGGTTGTGGCTTCTGGGCGTCCGGCTGGAGGCTGACCCGATGCATTTCGGGATGCAGCCGGAAGGAAACCCGCTGGGCCCCCGTTCCGGTACGGGTGTGGGCCTGTGA
- a CDS encoding FtsW/RodA/SpoVE family cell cycle protein yields the protein MKYDLRFPVVVAALLVVGLMTVSTAALSPRASSGIFTKQMVGVLLAVVPVAALWWAGRDRMYKAAPWFFLLALLLQLSTFVIGKEVNGQRNWIMLGPLQFQPLEILKFAMILMLPVVLRGGYRGVMTYVKALVIFLPALAVVVLQDFGGAMVLSVMFGVMLLAARIPWWHALVALLLVGAAVPTLLYPRLEPYQQKRLTIFLNPYEDPRGAGYQVIQSTIAIGSGGVQGKGYKQGSQSHNGFLPEAHTDFAFSTWAEEQGLVGALAVLVLYGFLFWGLAGMAAESPRLQDQILFAGVLGQIGFQVLENIGAALSLLPLTGITLPLISYGLSSLVSTLATLGLAYVVYRDRYDGTI from the coding sequence TTGAAGTACGACCTGCGTTTCCCGGTGGTGGTGGCGGCATTGCTGGTGGTGGGCCTGATGACGGTCAGCACGGCGGCGTTGTCGCCCCGCGCGTCCAGCGGCATTTTTACCAAGCAGATGGTGGGTGTGCTGCTGGCAGTGGTGCCAGTGGCGGCCCTGTGGTGGGCTGGGCGTGACCGCATGTACAAGGCCGCGCCGTGGTTCTTTCTCCTGGCCCTGCTGCTGCAGCTCAGCACCTTTGTCATCGGCAAGGAGGTCAACGGGCAGCGCAACTGGATCATGCTGGGGCCCCTGCAGTTCCAGCCGCTGGAAATCCTGAAGTTCGCCATGATCCTGATGCTGCCGGTGGTGCTGCGCGGCGGCTACCGCGGGGTCATGACCTACGTCAAGGCCCTGGTGATTTTCCTGCCGGCGCTGGCCGTGGTGGTGTTACAGGACTTCGGCGGGGCCATGGTCCTGAGCGTCATGTTTGGCGTGATGCTGCTCGCCGCGCGCATTCCGTGGTGGCATGCCCTGGTGGCTCTGCTGCTGGTCGGTGCCGCCGTCCCGACCCTGCTGTATCCACGGCTGGAGCCCTACCAGCAAAAACGCCTGACCATCTTCCTGAACCCCTATGAGGACCCCAGAGGAGCCGGGTATCAGGTGATCCAGAGCACCATTGCCATCGGGTCCGGCGGGGTGCAGGGCAAGGGGTACAAGCAGGGCTCGCAGTCGCACAACGGTTTCCTGCCGGAGGCTCACACCGATTTCGCCTTCAGCACCTGGGCGGAGGAACAGGGGCTGGTGGGCGCGCTGGCCGTGCTGGTGCTATACGGCTTTCTGTTCTGGGGTCTCGCCGGTATGGCCGCCGAGTCGCCCCGCCTGCAGGATCAGATCCTTTTTGCCGGAGTACTGGGGCAGATTGGGTTTCAGGTACTGGAGAATATCGGCGCGGCGCTGTCGCTGCTGCCCCTGACCGGCATCACGCTGCCGCTGATCAGCTACGGCCTGAGCAGTCTGGTCAGCACCCTCGCCACCCTGGGGCTGGCGTACGTGGTCTACCGCGACCGTTACGACGGAACGATCTAG
- the minE gene encoding cell division topological specificity factor MinE, whose translation MFSWMKRGRTKETLKDRLELVLAYDRAQIPPGKVDALRNDLLEVVKRYFPTGNSSVEIEQRGDMVVLMANIPIDDTPPARKS comes from the coding sequence ATGTTTTCCTGGATGAAGCGCGGGCGCACCAAGGAGACCCTGAAAGACCGCCTGGAACTGGTGCTGGCCTACGACCGGGCCCAGATTCCGCCCGGGAAGGTGGACGCCCTGCGCAACGACCTGCTGGAAGTCGTCAAGCGGTACTTCCCCACCGGCAACAGCAGTGTGGAGATCGAGCAGCGCGGGGACATGGTCGTGCTGATGGCCAACATTCCCATCGACGACACCCCGCCCGCGCGCAAGTCCTGA
- the minD gene encoding septum site-determining protein MinD, producing MDAKVIVVTSGKGGVGKTTTTANIGAALAKLGEKVAVIDVDVGLRNLDVVMGLESRVVFDLIDVLEGKCRMNQALIRDKRVENLFLLPASQTRDKDALDPEVFKGVIRGLIEDEGFDRILIDSPAGIESGFKTAAAPAEGALVVVNPEVSSVRDADRIIGLLEAQQVSEIRLVINRLRPKMVASGNMLSEGDILDILGVKPIGIVPEDEGIIVSTNVGEPAVLGKTKAGEAFMATARRLKGEDVPYPKFEEEGGFLSALRRLFGGA from the coding sequence ATGGATGCCAAGGTCATCGTCGTCACTTCGGGCAAGGGTGGCGTGGGAAAAACCACCACCACAGCGAACATTGGCGCCGCGCTCGCCAAACTCGGGGAAAAGGTCGCGGTTATTGACGTGGACGTCGGTCTGCGTAACCTCGATGTGGTCATGGGCCTGGAATCCCGCGTGGTGTTCGATCTGATCGACGTGCTGGAAGGCAAGTGCCGCATGAACCAGGCGCTGATCCGCGACAAGCGTGTAGAGAACCTGTTCCTGCTGCCCGCCTCGCAGACCCGCGACAAGGACGCCCTGGACCCGGAGGTCTTCAAAGGTGTGATCCGCGGCCTGATCGAGGACGAGGGCTTTGACCGCATCCTGATCGATTCGCCGGCCGGGATCGAGTCGGGCTTCAAGACGGCAGCTGCGCCTGCTGAGGGCGCCCTGGTGGTCGTGAACCCCGAGGTGTCCAGCGTGCGTGACGCGGACCGCATCATTGGTCTGCTTGAGGCGCAGCAGGTCAGTGAGATCCGGCTGGTCATCAACCGCCTGCGTCCCAAGATGGTCGCCAGCGGCAACATGCTCAGCGAAGGCGACATCCTGGACATTCTGGGCGTCAAGCCCATCGGGATCGTTCCGGAGGACGAGGGCATCATCGTGAGCACCAACGTCGGTGAGCCGGCGGTGCTGGGCAAGACCAAGGCCGGCGAGGCCTTTATGGCCACCGCGCGGCGCCTGAAGGGCGAGGACGTCCCGTACCCGAAATTCGAGGAAGAAGGCGGGTTCCTCTCGGCCCTGCGCCGTCTGTTCGGGGGTGCCTGA
- the rimO gene encoding 30S ribosomal protein S12 methylthiotransferase RimO, translating to MTEMMERPAGTGTADVKKVGFISLGCPKALVDSERILTQLRFEGYEVAPSYEDAHAVIVNTCGFITPAVEESLTAIGEALDATGKVIVTGCLGERPEKILERHPKVAAITGSEAVDDVMMHVRELLPIETDAFTGLLPVAAPGMRADAEQPETTSRHGDVLAPSVKLTPRHYAYVKIAEGCNHTCAFCIIPKLRGRQVSRDAGSVLYESFRLIAGGTKELMIISQDTSAYGVDIRYRESEFQGEQVRAHLTDLAVKLGEMGAWVRMHYVYPYPHVEKLVELMGQGKILPYLDVPLQHASPRILKLMRRPGAGRQLDTIRRWRELCPELVIRSTFIVGFPGETEEEFQELLTFLEEARLDRVGAFAYSDVDEADARALPGHVPEEVKQGRLSRFMEVAQRISTEKLAEKVGRVMDVIIDEFNDDEDDQPGTRLIGRTKGDAPGIDGQVYLYAGDFAGQIKIGDIVRARIEDSDEYDLFGEVVEKPEWRPNVPQLGHFGKH from the coding sequence ATGACGGAAATGATGGAACGGCCGGCCGGCACCGGCACGGCAGACGTAAAGAAGGTGGGATTTATCAGCCTGGGCTGCCCGAAGGCGCTGGTCGACAGCGAGCGGATTCTGACCCAGCTGCGCTTTGAAGGTTATGAGGTGGCCCCCAGCTACGAGGACGCCCACGCGGTCATCGTGAACACCTGCGGCTTTATCACCCCGGCGGTGGAGGAGTCGCTGACGGCCATCGGGGAGGCGCTGGACGCGACCGGCAAGGTGATCGTGACCGGCTGCCTGGGCGAGCGCCCCGAGAAGATCCTGGAGCGTCACCCCAAGGTGGCGGCCATCACCGGTTCTGAGGCGGTGGACGACGTGATGATGCACGTCCGCGAGCTGCTGCCCATCGAGACCGACGCGTTTACGGGCCTGCTGCCAGTCGCGGCGCCCGGGATGCGCGCCGATGCAGAGCAGCCGGAAACCACCTCACGACATGGCGATGTGCTGGCCCCCAGCGTCAAGCTGACGCCGCGCCACTACGCCTACGTGAAGATCGCCGAAGGCTGCAACCACACCTGCGCCTTCTGCATCATTCCCAAGCTGCGTGGCCGGCAGGTCTCGCGTGACGCTGGCTCGGTGCTGTACGAGTCTTTCCGCCTGATTGCGGGCGGCACCAAGGAACTGATGATCATTTCGCAGGACACCAGTGCCTACGGGGTGGACATCCGTTACCGCGAGTCCGAGTTTCAGGGCGAGCAGGTCCGCGCCCACCTGACCGATCTGGCCGTCAAGCTCGGCGAGATGGGAGCCTGGGTGCGCATGCACTACGTCTATCCGTACCCACATGTAGAGAAACTGGTGGAACTGATGGGTCAGGGCAAGATTCTGCCCTACCTGGATGTGCCGTTGCAGCACGCCTCGCCGCGCATCCTGAAGCTGATGCGCCGCCCTGGCGCAGGCAGGCAGCTCGACACCATCCGGCGCTGGCGCGAGCTGTGCCCGGAACTGGTGATCCGCTCGACCTTCATTGTGGGCTTCCCCGGCGAGACGGAAGAAGAGTTCCAGGAACTGCTGACCTTTCTGGAAGAGGCCCGGCTGGACCGCGTGGGTGCCTTTGCCTACTCCGACGTCGACGAGGCAGACGCCCGCGCCCTGCCGGGTCACGTACCCGAAGAGGTCAAACAGGGGCGTCTCTCACGCTTCATGGAGGTCGCCCAGCGCATCAGCACCGAGAAGCTGGCCGAGAAGGTCGGGCGCGTGATGGACGTGATCATCGACGAGTTCAACGATGACGAGGACGACCAGCCCGGCACCCGTCTGATCGGCCGGACCAAGGGCGACGCGCCGGGCATCGACGGTCAGGTCTACCTGTACGCCGGCGACTTCGCCGGGCAGATCAAGATCGGCGATATTGTCCGCGCCCGCATCGAGGACAGCGACGAGTACGACCTGTTCGGTGAGGTTGTCGAAAAGCCCGAGTGGAGACCCAACGTGCCACAGCTCGGCCACTTCGGTAAGCACTGA
- a CDS encoding nitronate monooxygenase has translation MTISTTTHHDPIPVTTPLPRIIQGGMGVAISDWRLAKAVSSIGQLGVVSGTGIDNLIVRRLQDGDPEGHTRRALAHFPDQERAQKAIQDYFLEGGRAPGQAYKRVPLPTLTRQDPAWGLAILGAFVEVWLAREGHDHPVGLNLLTKLQLHTMPAMYGAMLAGVDTVIMGAGIPREVPGALDAFSQGQPYTFRVDVKGDGPPTAPLTLDPADYGFGGVPLRRPNFYPIISSHVLAGVLTRKSTGSIQGFVIEGPTAGGHNAPPRGQVAYDESGQPIYTERDVADLSEMRKIGLPFWLAGGSGSPEALQTALAEGATGIQVGTLFAYCAESGMRDDTKARTLDAIREGQASVFTDPLASPTGFPFKVVQLDNTLSEPELYAERMRICDIGYLREFYWTGEGKTALRCAAEPETDYVRKGGKIEDTVGRKCLCNALMADAGYPQIQKNGQIEQPLITSGDDVVKLSTWKRGYTAQDVVQYLLGE, from the coding sequence ATGACCATATCCACCACCACACACCACGATCCGATTCCCGTCACCACCCCGCTGCCGCGCATCATCCAGGGCGGCATGGGCGTCGCCATTTCCGACTGGCGGCTGGCCAAGGCGGTGTCCAGTATCGGGCAACTGGGCGTGGTGTCCGGCACCGGCATCGACAACCTGATCGTGCGCCGATTGCAGGACGGTGACCCCGAAGGGCACACCCGCAGGGCCCTGGCTCACTTCCCGGATCAGGAGCGCGCCCAGAAGGCCATTCAGGACTATTTCCTGGAAGGCGGCCGCGCCCCGGGCCAGGCCTACAAACGCGTGCCCCTGCCTACCCTGACCCGTCAGGACCCCGCCTGGGGGCTGGCCATCCTGGGTGCCTTCGTCGAAGTCTGGCTGGCCCGTGAAGGCCATGACCACCCGGTGGGCCTGAACCTGCTGACCAAGCTGCAGCTCCATACCATGCCTGCCATGTACGGCGCCATGCTGGCTGGGGTGGACACCGTGATCATGGGCGCCGGCATTCCGCGTGAGGTGCCCGGTGCGCTCGACGCCTTCAGCCAGGGCCAGCCCTACACCTTCCGCGTGGACGTCAAAGGGGACGGCCCGCCAACCGCGCCGCTGACGCTGGACCCGGCCGACTACGGATTCGGCGGCGTGCCACTGCGGCGCCCCAACTTCTACCCGATCATTTCCTCGCACGTGCTGGCCGGCGTGTTGACCCGCAAGTCCACCGGCAGCATCCAGGGTTTCGTGATCGAGGGGCCCACCGCCGGCGGTCACAACGCTCCGCCGCGTGGTCAGGTGGCCTACGACGAGAGCGGACAGCCCATCTACACCGAGCGTGACGTGGCAGACCTCAGTGAGATGCGCAAGATCGGCCTGCCGTTCTGGCTGGCTGGAGGCTCGGGCAGTCCCGAAGCGTTGCAGACGGCCCTGGCTGAAGGTGCGACCGGGATTCAGGTGGGCACCCTGTTTGCCTACTGCGCAGAGAGCGGCATGCGCGACGACACCAAGGCCCGCACCCTGGATGCAATCCGCGAGGGGCAGGCCAGCGTGTTTACCGATCCTCTGGCCTCGCCCACCGGGTTTCCGTTCAAGGTCGTACAGCTCGACAACACCCTGTCTGAGCCCGAGCTGTACGCCGAGCGCATGCGCATCTGCGACATCGGCTACCTGCGCGAGTTCTACTGGACCGGTGAAGGGAAGACGGCCCTGCGCTGCGCCGCCGAGCCCGAAACCGACTACGTCCGCAAGGGCGGCAAGATTGAAGATACCGTGGGCCGCAAGTGCCTGTGCAACGCCTTGATGGCCGACGCCGGTTACCCCCAGATCCAGAAGAACGGTCAGATCGAGCAGCCGCTGATCACCAGCGGGGACGACGTGGTCAAGCTGTCCACCTGGAAGCGTGGCTACACCGCGCAGGACGTGGTGCAGTACCTGCTGGGCGAGTAA